A single genomic interval of Selenobaculum gibii harbors:
- a CDS encoding MalY/PatB family protein, translated as MEKIKLFYNDKGMEPMCYNFDQIIDRKNTNSIKYDFTQKHGKPIDILPLWIADMDFRVPEQVIDALTKSNSHGIFGYSDTRGEYVETLKTWFNDNLDWKIKDEWLVKTPGVVFALCTAIQALTNEGDAVLIQRPVYYPFSSSIEKNNRKLINNPLIYKNGKYSIDYADFEEKIIANKIKLFILCNPHNPVGRVWTKKELTTIGDICVKHQVKIISDEIHSAFTYPNHRHFVLASLKPEFNNITLTCTSPSKTFNIAGLQVSNIFIANPNIREKFVQVMERNGYSELNSLGIIACQAAYKYGSVWLNQLKTYLKGNLDFTRDFLAKHLPQIKLVEPEGTYLLWLDFSDLNLSDEELEDLIVNKAKLWLASGEIFGEEGKQFERINISCPRQTLKTALIHLKKAIKSL; from the coding sequence ATGGAAAAAATAAAATTATTTTACAATGATAAGGGGATGGAACCTATGTGCTATAATTTCGACCAAATCATTGACCGAAAAAATACAAATTCAATCAAATACGACTTTACTCAGAAACATGGAAAACCCATAGATATTCTCCCATTATGGATCGCCGATATGGATTTTCGCGTACCTGAGCAAGTAATTGATGCACTAACTAAATCAAATTCACATGGAATATTTGGCTATTCTGATACCCGAGGTGAATATGTTGAAACATTAAAAACATGGTTTAATGATAATTTAGATTGGAAAATCAAAGACGAGTGGCTTGTAAAAACTCCAGGCGTAGTCTTTGCTCTCTGCACGGCAATTCAAGCTTTAACAAATGAGGGTGATGCTGTTTTAATACAACGTCCTGTTTATTATCCGTTTTCTAGCTCTATCGAAAAAAACAATCGAAAGCTTATTAATAATCCTCTCATTTACAAAAACGGTAAATATTCTATTGATTACGCTGACTTTGAAGAAAAAATTATAGCGAACAAAATAAAACTATTTATTTTATGTAATCCTCACAATCCTGTCGGCAGAGTTTGGACAAAAAAAGAATTAACAACGATCGGCGATATTTGCGTAAAACACCAAGTAAAAATCATTTCTGATGAAATTCATTCCGCTTTTACTTATCCTAATCATCGCCATTTTGTTTTAGCGAGTTTAAAGCCAGAATTTAATAATATTACACTCACTTGTACTTCCCCAAGTAAAACCTTTAATATCGCAGGGCTACAAGTCTCCAATATTTTTATTGCCAACCCTAATATTCGAGAAAAATTTGTACAAGTAATGGAGCGAAATGGTTATAGCGAACTTAATTCTCTCGGAATTATAGCCTGCCAAGCGGCATATAAGTACGGTAGCGTATGGCTCAATCAATTAAAAACATATTTAAAAGGAAATCTAGACTTCACACGTGATTTTCTGGCAAAGCATTTGCCACAAATCAAATTAGTTGAACCTGAAGGCACTTATTTACTCTGGCTTGATTTTTCAGACCTTAATTTATCCGATGAAGAGTTAGAAGACCTTATCGTAAATAAAGCAAAGCTTTGGCTGGCTTCTGGTGAAATTTTTGGGGAGGAAGGCAAACAATTTGAAAGAATCAATATTTCCTGTCCTCGTCAGACATTAAAAACAGCGTTAATTCATTTAAAAAAAGCAATCAAATCTCTTTAA
- a CDS encoding MalY/PatB family protein: MMNFDTMINRRNTNSLKYDFALENGKPADVLPLWVADMDFRVPNKVIDALINSSKHGILGYSDTKQEYIHTLKQWFFKTLNWHIKDEWLVKTPGVVFALSIAIQSFTKEEDAVLIQRPVYYPFSRLIHKNHRKLVNSPLIYKNDKYQIDFVDFEQKIIENNVKLFILCSPHNPVGRVWTKEELTKIGDICLKYQVIVIADEIHSAFTYPGHQHIVFASLSPEINAITITCTAPSKTFNLAGLQVSNIFIANENLRKQFIDTIDRNGYSHLNTLGIVACQAAYTYGEEWLKSLKQYLIHNLNFVREFLKEHLPEIKLVEPEGTYLLWLDFSALQLSDEALEDLITHKAKLWLDAGVMFGIEGKQFQRINIACPQQTLEKALLQLKSAIYQENLKSNKVFTSSKF, encoded by the coding sequence ATGATGAATTTTGATACAATGATTAATCGTAGAAATACTAATTCTTTAAAATATGATTTTGCTTTAGAAAATGGAAAACCAGCCGATGTTTTACCACTTTGGGTAGCTGATATGGATTTTCGAGTCCCAAATAAAGTCATTGATGCCTTAATTAATTCTAGCAAACATGGAATTTTGGGTTATTCTGATACAAAACAAGAATATATCCATACACTAAAACAATGGTTTTTTAAAACCTTAAATTGGCATATCAAAGACGAATGGTTAGTAAAAACACCCGGCGTTGTTTTCGCGTTAAGCATCGCTATTCAATCTTTTACAAAAGAAGAGGACGCAGTTCTAATTCAGCGCCCTGTGTATTATCCATTTTCTCGCCTTATTCATAAAAACCATCGTAAATTAGTAAACAGCCCACTCATTTATAAAAATGATAAATACCAAATTGATTTCGTTGATTTTGAACAAAAAATTATCGAAAACAATGTCAAACTCTTTATTTTATGCAGTCCTCATAATCCCGTTGGCAGAGTTTGGACGAAAGAAGAGTTGACAAAAATCGGCGATATTTGCTTAAAGTATCAGGTAATCGTTATCGCAGATGAAATTCATTCTGCTTTTACTTATCCTGGTCACCAACATATTGTCTTTGCAAGTCTTAGCCCAGAAATTAATGCTATTACGATAACCTGCACCGCTCCAAGCAAAACCTTCAACCTTGCAGGATTACAAGTGTCTAACATTTTCATTGCAAATGAAAATTTACGCAAACAATTTATTGATACCATCGACCGCAATGGCTATTCACACTTAAACACCTTGGGAATTGTAGCCTGCCAAGCAGCTTATACCTATGGCGAGGAATGGCTAAAGTCTCTTAAACAATATTTAATTCATAATCTAAATTTTGTCCGCGAATTTTTAAAGGAACATCTACCTGAAATTAAATTAGTGGAGCCCGAAGGAACTTATCTTCTTTGGCTAGATTTCTCTGCACTCCAATTATCCGATGAAGCTTTAGAAGATTTAATTACCCATAAAGCAAAACTTTGGCTTGATGCAGGAGTTATGTTTGGTATCGAAGGAAAACAATTTCAGCGAATAAACATTGCCTGTCCACAACAAACATTAGAAAAAGCACTTCTCCAATTAAAATCTGCGATTTACCAAGAAAACCTCAAGTCAAACAAAGTTTTTACTTCATCTAAATTCTAA